From one Streptomyces mobaraensis genomic stretch:
- a CDS encoding NADH-quinone oxidoreductase subunit D: MTETTVGIGGAAESTDMVLNIGPQHPSTHGVLRLRLVLDGERIRSAEPVIGYMHRGAEKLFEARDYRQIVMLANRHDWLSAFSNELGVVMAVERMLGMEVPERAVWLRTLLAELNRVLNHLMFLGSYPLELGGITPVFHAFREREVLQAVLEEVSGGRMHYMFNRVGGLKEDLPAGWTGRARQAIADVRSRMDVHDRLVLGNEIFRGRTRGVGVLSRETVHAYGVSGPIARASGVDFDLRRDEPYLAYGELADVLKVVTREEGDCLARFECLLDQTHNSLALADACLDHLAELPPGPVNQRLPKVLKAPEGATYAWTENPLGLNGYYLVSKGEKTPYRLKLRSASYNNIQALVELLPGTLVADMVAILGSLFFVVGDIDK; encoded by the coding sequence ATGACGGAGACGACAGTCGGCATCGGCGGCGCGGCGGAGAGCACGGACATGGTGCTCAACATCGGCCCGCAGCACCCCTCCACCCATGGAGTGCTGCGGCTGCGCCTCGTCCTCGACGGGGAGCGCATCCGCAGCGCCGAGCCGGTGATCGGCTATATGCACCGCGGCGCGGAGAAGCTGTTCGAGGCCCGCGACTACCGCCAGATCGTCATGCTCGCCAACCGCCACGACTGGCTGTCCGCGTTCTCCAACGAGCTCGGCGTCGTCATGGCCGTCGAACGCATGCTGGGCATGGAGGTGCCCGAGCGCGCGGTGTGGCTCCGCACCCTGCTCGCCGAGCTGAACCGCGTCCTCAACCACCTGATGTTCCTCGGCTCCTACCCGCTGGAGCTCGGCGGCATCACACCCGTCTTCCACGCCTTCCGCGAGCGCGAGGTACTCCAGGCGGTGCTGGAGGAGGTCTCCGGCGGCCGGATGCACTACATGTTCAACCGCGTCGGCGGCCTCAAGGAGGACCTCCCCGCCGGCTGGACCGGCCGCGCCCGGCAGGCGATCGCCGACGTCCGCTCCCGCATGGACGTCCACGACCGCCTGGTCCTCGGCAACGAGATCTTCCGCGGCCGGACACGCGGCGTCGGCGTCCTCTCCCGCGAGACCGTGCACGCCTACGGCGTGAGCGGCCCCATCGCCCGGGCCTCCGGCGTCGACTTCGACCTCCGGCGCGACGAGCCGTACCTGGCCTACGGGGAGCTGGCCGACGTCCTCAAGGTCGTCACCCGCGAGGAGGGCGACTGCCTCGCCCGCTTCGAGTGCCTGCTCGACCAGACGCACAACTCGCTGGCCTTGGCGGACGCCTGCCTCGACCACCTGGCCGAGCTGCCGCCCGGCCCGGTCAACCAGCGCCTCCCCAAGGTTCTCAAGGCTCCGGAGGGCGCCACGTACGCGTGGACCGAGAATCCGCTGGGGCTCAACGGGTACTACCTGGTCTCCAAGGGAGAGAAGACGCCGTATCGCTTGAAGCTGCGGTCGGCTTCGTACAACAACATCCAGGCGCTGGTGGAGCTGCTGCCGGGGACGCTGGTGGCGGACATGGTGGCGATTCTGGGGTCGCTGTTCTTCGTGGTGGGGGACATCGACAAGTAG
- a CDS encoding coiled-coil domain-containing protein gives MGETVVIRGLAAGAAVAAVVGSVLMRRWDRSAGKQVAQLTAARARDEWKTDERLAELETDLEETRQARARLETKLRGKRAELARLRTEHADLLRRYATAEAERASALEGRRLLETERSTGEAAANDDEKAGVPKAARALETAMQARSLVRARSDGRVGEREYRRAADALRDLARNGAVQREAEERASASASASASVVSAPAVPAPAVAAPAVPAPAVPAPAVSEPAAPAASAAPVPAAPVPAEGGAALAVRDARPAMPVRRPAPPVRRATGGFDFFGTQHQAKQAAAAAKSAVEEQDLADVVGEEALAAGRGADERVIDLTAHDETEQIDVVELRDAI, from the coding sequence GTGGGCGAAACGGTCGTCATACGCGGCCTCGCCGCGGGTGCCGCCGTGGCGGCCGTGGTCGGCTCGGTGCTGATGCGCCGTTGGGACCGGTCGGCGGGCAAGCAGGTCGCCCAGCTCACCGCGGCCCGCGCCCGCGACGAGTGGAAGACGGACGAGCGCCTCGCCGAGCTCGAGACGGACCTGGAGGAGACCCGCCAGGCCCGCGCCCGCCTGGAGACCAAACTCCGCGGCAAGCGCGCCGAGCTGGCCCGGCTCCGGACCGAGCACGCCGACCTGCTGCGCCGCTACGCCACCGCCGAGGCCGAGCGGGCCAGTGCCCTCGAGGGCCGGCGGCTGCTGGAGACGGAGCGCTCCACGGGCGAGGCCGCCGCGAACGACGACGAGAAGGCCGGCGTGCCCAAGGCCGCGCGGGCGCTGGAGACCGCCATGCAGGCCCGCTCCCTGGTGCGGGCCCGCTCCGACGGGCGCGTCGGGGAGCGCGAGTACCGCCGGGCGGCGGACGCGCTGCGGGATCTGGCGCGGAACGGGGCCGTGCAGCGGGAGGCGGAGGAGCGGGCTTCTGCTTCGGCCTCGGCTTCGGCTTCCGTTGTGAGTGCGCCGGCCGTTCCGGCCCCGGCTGTCGCGGCTCCCGCCGTTCCGGCTCCCGCTGTCCCGGCGCCGGCCGTTTCGGAGCCTGCCGCGCCCGCCGCCTCCGCCGCGCCCGTCCCCGCCGCGCCCGTTCCCGCCGAGGGCGGCGCGGCCCTGGCCGTGCGCGACGCCCGGCCCGCCATGCCCGTGCGGCGACCCGCGCCTCCGGTGCGGCGTGCCACGGGCGGGTTCGACTTCTTCGGGACGCAGCACCAGGCCAAGCAGGCCGCTGCCGCGGCGAAGTCGGCTGTCGAGGAGCAGGATCTCGCCGATGTCGTGGGCGAGGAGGCGTTGGCCGCGGGGCGGGGTGCCGACGAGCGGGTCATCGATCTGACGGCTCATGACGAGACCGAGCAGATCGACGTGGTGGAGCTGCGCGACGCGATCTGA
- a CDS encoding SAM-dependent methyltransferase, with amino-acid sequence MTSGTRTWRAAAETALYGPHGFYRRPEGPAGHFRTAVHASPLYAGAIAELLRRVDGALGSPEELAFVDMGAGRGELITGVLAQCPPALAGRLRPYAVERADRPDGLDERVVWRDTPPEGVTGLLFANEWLDNVPVDVVETDGGGTPRLVLVQEDGEELPGDPVAGADADWLARWWPLEGAPPGSRAEIGRTRDEAWSRAVGTLRSGLAVAADYAHERATRPPFGTLTGFREGREVRPVPDGSCDITAHVALDACAGPGAALLSQRAALRALGVDGRRPPLALASSDPAAYVRALGAASEAGELTSPGGMGGFRWLLQPVGPECADLLTEDTSARPPWPG; translated from the coding sequence ATGACATCCGGGACGCGCACCTGGCGGGCGGCGGCCGAAACCGCCCTCTACGGCCCCCACGGCTTCTACCGACGCCCCGAGGGCCCCGCCGGCCACTTCCGTACCGCCGTGCATGCCTCGCCGCTCTACGCCGGAGCGATCGCCGAGCTGCTGCGGAGGGTCGACGGCGCCCTGGGGTCACCGGAGGAGCTCGCCTTCGTCGACATGGGCGCCGGGCGCGGCGAACTGATCACCGGGGTACTCGCGCAGTGCCCGCCCGCACTGGCCGGCCGGCTCCGCCCGTACGCCGTGGAGCGCGCCGACCGCCCCGACGGCCTCGACGAGCGCGTCGTCTGGCGGGACACGCCACCCGAAGGGGTGACCGGTCTCCTCTTCGCCAACGAGTGGCTGGACAACGTCCCGGTGGACGTCGTCGAGACGGACGGCGGCGGCACCCCGCGCCTGGTGCTCGTCCAGGAGGACGGCGAGGAACTGCCGGGCGACCCGGTGGCGGGCGCGGACGCGGACTGGCTCGCCCGCTGGTGGCCGCTGGAGGGCGCGCCGCCGGGCAGCCGCGCGGAGATCGGCCGGACGCGGGACGAGGCGTGGTCCCGGGCCGTCGGCACCCTGCGGTCCGGCCTGGCCGTCGCCGCCGACTACGCGCACGAGCGCGCCACCCGCCCGCCCTTCGGCACCCTCACCGGCTTCCGGGAGGGCCGGGAGGTCCGCCCGGTGCCCGACGGGAGCTGCGACATCACCGCGCACGTCGCCCTCGACGCCTGCGCCGGGCCCGGAGCCGCCCTGCTCAGCCAGCGCGCCGCGCTCCGCGCCCTCGGCGTGGACGGCCGCCGGCCGCCGCTCGCCCTCGCCTCCTCCGACCCGGCCGCCTACGTCCGGGCCCTGGGCGCGGCGAGCGAGGCCGGCGAACTGACCTCACCCGGCGGCATGGGCGGCTTCCGCTGGCTCCTCCAGCCCGTCGGCCCGGAGTGCGCGGACCTCCTCACGGAGGACACGAGCGCGCGACCGCCCTGGCCCGGCTGA
- a CDS encoding HXXEE domain-containing protein gives MTGLTEPSARTSPDAAPVPAVTLGLLAAWAVHDAEELATMNRFVRDRLPALRARHPRVPERAWRAAESMGGPEFPVAVAAMAVIVGAAAADGRRTDGRSACYQAALDGFGLHGLVHLAQAAATRGYTPGVVTTPLVVLPFTVWARGRLRRAGVLRPASPRRAAAGLAFAGAAAFGSHALARRVLRAAGR, from the coding sequence ATGACAGGACTCACGGAACCATCCGCGCGAACGTCCCCGGACGCGGCTCCCGTCCCCGCCGTCACCCTCGGCCTCCTCGCCGCCTGGGCCGTGCACGACGCCGAGGAGCTGGCGACGATGAACCGCTTCGTCCGCGACCGGCTCCCCGCACTGCGGGCCCGGCACCCGCGCGTACCCGAACGGGCCTGGCGCGCGGCCGAGTCCATGGGCGGCCCCGAGTTCCCCGTCGCCGTCGCGGCGATGGCCGTGATCGTCGGCGCGGCGGCGGCCGACGGCCGGCGGACGGACGGGCGTTCCGCCTGCTACCAGGCCGCCCTCGACGGCTTCGGCCTGCACGGCCTGGTCCACCTGGCCCAGGCGGCGGCCACCCGGGGCTATACGCCCGGCGTCGTCACCACCCCGCTGGTGGTGCTGCCGTTCACGGTGTGGGCCCGGGGGCGGCTGCGCCGGGCGGGCGTCCTGCGGCCGGCGAGCCCCCGGCGGGCGGCGGCCGGACTGGCCTTCGCCGGGGCGGCGGCCTTCGGCTCGCACGCGCTGGCGCGGCGGGTCCTGCGGGCGGCCGGGCGCTGA
- a CDS encoding response regulator, giving the protein MAIRVMLVDDQVLLRTGFRMVLAAQPDMEVVAEAGDGLEALEVLAGTEVDVVLMDVRMPRMDGVEATRRICAPQDREQAPKVLILTTFDLDEYAFSALKVGASGFMLKDVPPAELLGAIRSVYSGDAVVAPSTTRRLLDRFTPMLPGTAREPVDAEIDRLTGREREVMLLVAQGLSNGEIAARLVLSEATVKTHVGRILTKLGLRDRVQVVVMAYESGLVRAGGGAG; this is encoded by the coding sequence ATGGCGATCCGCGTGATGCTCGTCGACGACCAGGTGCTGTTGCGCACCGGCTTCCGCATGGTGCTGGCCGCGCAGCCCGACATGGAGGTCGTCGCCGAGGCGGGTGACGGCCTGGAGGCCCTGGAGGTGCTGGCGGGCACCGAGGTGGACGTGGTGCTGATGGACGTCCGGATGCCGCGGATGGACGGGGTGGAGGCCACCCGCCGCATCTGCGCCCCGCAGGACCGCGAGCAGGCGCCCAAGGTGCTGATCCTCACCACCTTCGACCTCGACGAGTACGCGTTCTCGGCGCTCAAGGTCGGGGCCAGCGGTTTCATGCTCAAGGACGTGCCGCCCGCCGAACTGCTCGGCGCCATCCGCTCGGTGTACAGCGGCGACGCGGTGGTGGCGCCCAGCACCACCCGCCGCCTGCTGGACCGTTTCACCCCCATGCTCCCCGGGACCGCCCGCGAGCCCGTCGACGCCGAGATCGACCGCCTGACGGGCCGTGAGCGCGAGGTGATGCTGCTCGTCGCCCAGGGCCTGTCGAACGGGGAGATCGCGGCGCGCCTGGTGCTCTCGGAGGCGACGGTCAAGACGCACGTCGGACGCATCCTGACCAAGCTCGGGCTGCGGGACCGGGTGCAGGTGGTGGTGATGGCCTACGAGAGCGGCCTGGTGCGGGCCGGGGGCGGCGCCGGCTGA
- a CDS encoding sensor histidine kinase: MHRLYEFLRRHPTGVDSFWAVLLLGLCALTLTENATESPAQRVAAVGVSLLMCTVMALRRRMPEKMLILAIVVGLAQLALDVGANLYDVPMLVIVYTVASGPRRWASRVALAGGVLAPVLYFWRWPDESSDSVTHALFGLAFAAFPFLLSWVLGDRMRTRRAYWDQLEERAARLEKEREQQAKMAVTAERARIARELHDVVAHNVSVMVVQADGAAYVLDSSPEQAKQALETISGTGRQALAEMRRLLGVLRTEDGSAPAGEYVPQPDVEQIEELVEQVRGAGLPVDYRVEGSARPLPSGVELTAYRIVQEALTNTRKHGGPDAGASVRLTYFDDGLGLLVEDDGRGAQHELYESGGADGMGHGLIGMRERVGMVGGTLDAGPRPGGGFRISVLLPAKPGR, translated from the coding sequence GTGCACCGCCTCTACGAATTCCTCCGCAGACACCCCACAGGTGTGGACAGCTTCTGGGCCGTGTTGCTGCTGGGGCTGTGCGCCCTGACGCTGACCGAGAACGCGACGGAGAGCCCGGCGCAGCGGGTCGCCGCGGTCGGTGTCTCGCTGCTCATGTGCACGGTGATGGCGCTGCGGCGCCGGATGCCGGAGAAGATGCTGATCCTGGCGATCGTCGTCGGGCTGGCGCAGCTCGCGCTCGACGTCGGGGCGAACCTCTACGACGTCCCGATGCTGGTGATCGTCTACACGGTGGCGTCCGGCCCCCGCCGCTGGGCCTCCCGGGTGGCGCTGGCGGGCGGTGTGCTGGCGCCCGTCCTGTACTTCTGGCGCTGGCCCGACGAGTCGAGCGACTCCGTCACCCACGCCCTCTTCGGCCTCGCCTTCGCCGCCTTCCCCTTCCTCCTCTCCTGGGTGCTCGGCGACCGGATGCGGACCCGCCGCGCCTACTGGGACCAGCTGGAGGAGCGCGCCGCGCGGCTGGAGAAGGAGCGCGAGCAGCAGGCGAAGATGGCGGTCACCGCCGAGCGCGCCCGGATCGCCCGCGAGCTGCACGATGTCGTCGCGCACAACGTCTCCGTCATGGTGGTGCAGGCGGACGGCGCCGCCTACGTCCTCGACTCCTCGCCCGAGCAGGCCAAGCAGGCGCTGGAGACCATCTCCGGCACCGGCCGCCAGGCGCTCGCCGAGATGCGCCGGCTGCTGGGCGTGCTGCGTACCGAGGACGGCTCCGCGCCGGCCGGCGAGTACGTGCCGCAGCCCGACGTCGAGCAGATCGAGGAGCTCGTCGAGCAGGTGCGCGGCGCCGGCCTGCCGGTCGACTACCGGGTCGAGGGCAGCGCCCGCCCGCTGCCGAGCGGCGTGGAGCTGACCGCCTACCGCATCGTGCAGGAGGCGCTGACCAACACCCGCAAGCACGGCGGCCCCGACGCCGGTGCCAGCGTCCGGCTCACCTACTTCGACGACGGGCTGGGGCTGCTCGTCGAGGACGACGGGCGGGGCGCGCAGCACGAGCTGTACGAGTCGGGCGGTGCGGACGGCATGGGCCACGGGCTGATCGGGATGCGCGAGCGCGTCGGCATGGTCGGGGGCACGCTGGACGCGGGGCCGCGTCCCGGCGGAGGATTCCGGATCAGTGTGCTCCTGCCCGCCAAACCGGGCCGCTGA